Within the Candidatus Zixiibacteriota bacterium genome, the region TTCCTGGTCAGGTTCCAGAAGCGGTATGCCGGCCCGGTGTATAAAGTGGATGAGAGGTTTTCCTCAGCCGAGGCGGAAGAGATATATCATCAGCACGATAAAAAAATCGGACGGAATAAAGGGAGAATTGATCGGATAGCCGCAGCTATAATTCTGCAGAGATTTCTCGATGAGCGAAAAGCCCAAAGTTAAATTCCATTTCTACGAGCATTTGATTTACTGGCCGATTACGGTAATTGTCCTTTTTCTGGCATTGCCGATTCTTTTATTCCGGCTGTTTCGTTTTCTCGTTCAGGCAACCGGCGCCCCGCTGAAATCGGTCGGGAATTTTGTCGGATTTGTTTTTGTCGTTTCGGTCCTGGCCGGAGGGTTGATTCTTTATCAGATATTTCTTCCCTATGATTTCACCGGCGAAACCCGCTCCCTTATGGTTGACGATGATGACCGTTTTCCGACCATCGCCGCCAATATGCGCAAATGCGGCATCATAAGGGGAGAGTACCTTTTCCGCGGTGTGGCGGTTCTGACCGGCATAGACAAGCTGATAATTCCGGGTCGTTATGATTTCACCGGCAAGGTTTCGCTGTATGATGTTCTGATGAAAATAAAGCGTCAGGACATCGCGGTTGTGCGGTCGACGATTCCCGAGGGGAGCACAGTTTACCGGACGGCATCGCTTCTGGCAGGGGGGCTGGGTATCGATTCGGCCGCCTTTGTCGCCCGAGCGTTCGATACGGCGTTTACCAGAGGTAAGTATAATGCCGAGGGGCTGGAGGGATACCTTTTTCCCGATACCTACCTTTTCTGGTATGGCATCAAAATCGATGGAATCATAAATATGATGGTGACGCAGTTTGCTCGTAAGACAGACGGGCTTCTGGATTCTCTCCCGCCGCAGATCGGTTCCCGCAAAGA harbors:
- the mltG gene encoding endolytic transglycosylase MltG; the encoded protein is MSEKPKVKFHFYEHLIYWPITVIVLFLALPILLFRLFRFLVQATGAPLKSVGNFVGFVFVVSVLAGGLILYQIFLPYDFTGETRSLMVDDDDRFPTIAANMRKCGIIRGEYLFRGVAVLTGIDKLIIPGRYDFTGKVSLYDVLMKIKRQDIAVVRSTIPEGSTVYRTASLLAGGLGIDSAAFVARAFDTAFTRGKYNAEGLEGYLFPDTYLFWYGIKIDGIINMMVTQFARKTDGLLDSLPPQIGSRKELLILASIIEAEAGLKEEMPLISSVYHNRLKEKMLLQADPTVIYAMGGVNRTLNYYDLKFDSPYNTYSYVGLPPGPINSPGLAAIKAALHPTESNFIYFVADGEGRHIFSRTLDEHNTAKMKVRVMKKTSRMD